A window of Calditrichota bacterium contains these coding sequences:
- a CDS encoding inositol phosphorylceramide synthase, whose protein sequence is MKTVLNRVFSLRLEEFIAILFFIPMVFLTTRAYYFFSIQGKVPRRIQGGMDRIWITVVVFLLFLLLVKYKPEWRFFRDWLPFGFCIAIYTNLHDTVHFANAADVQHILIQIDQWMFGVQPCVWAQKFIHPVLTDIFILAYANYFVINIIVVLVLYLQKRYQPFRYVMLTTIITYYIGYFLFIIFPAAPPRIVLKPMFTVSLHGQLLEPIKHAIEVSAQDSRGAFPSLHCAISFVSLFFAYRYVKWLFWVLIPMVIMLIISTIYLRHHYVIDLIAGLALGIFTFWIGPKLEDWWK, encoded by the coding sequence ATGAAAACTGTTCTGAACCGCGTTTTTTCGTTGCGATTGGAAGAATTTATCGCGATTTTGTTCTTTATACCGATGGTATTTCTGACAACACGAGCCTATTACTTTTTTTCAATTCAAGGGAAAGTACCGCGCCGCATCCAGGGCGGCATGGATCGCATCTGGATCACCGTGGTGGTGTTTTTGCTTTTTCTGCTGTTGGTAAAATACAAACCAGAATGGCGTTTTTTCCGCGATTGGCTACCGTTCGGTTTTTGCATTGCCATTTACACAAATTTGCACGACACGGTGCATTTCGCCAACGCCGCCGATGTGCAGCACATTTTGATTCAAATCGACCAGTGGATGTTCGGCGTGCAGCCTTGTGTCTGGGCGCAAAAATTTATTCATCCGGTTCTCACGGACATTTTCATTCTGGCTTACGCCAATTATTTCGTGATCAACATCATCGTCGTGCTCGTGCTCTATTTGCAAAAACGTTATCAGCCGTTTCGCTACGTCATGTTGACCACAATCATCACGTACTACATCGGCTATTTTTTATTCATAATTTTTCCGGCGGCGCCGCCGCGCATCGTGCTCAAACCGATGTTTACGGTTTCGCTCCACGGCCAGCTTCTGGAACCGATCAAGCACGCCATCGAAGTTTCCGCTCAGGACAGCCGCGGGGCATTTCCGTCGCTGCACTGCGCCATCAGTTTCGTCTCGCTGTTTTTCGCCTATCGCTACGTAAAATGGCTGTTCTGGGTGCTGATTCCCATGGTCATCATGCTGATTATTTCTACCATTTATTTGCGGCATCATTACGTGATTGATTTGATTGCCGGACTGGCGCTGGGAATTTTCACCTTCTGGATCGGGCCTAAGTTGGAAGATTGGTGGAAAAA